TCGATCTTCGGATCAGACAAACCGGACAATGTCGGACGCTGGCCTTCTGCACTCGTATGATAGAAAGCGTACAAGGCATTTGGATCAGAATTGACCTGACTGTTGCCATAGAGATCATAATCCCAGTTCTGATAGATGACCGTTGCTACGTCTTTTGTAATTTCCACTTCAACAGCGATGCCCACCTGCTTCAACTGCTGCTGAATAATGGCGGCAATGTCATTGCGTTTCTCCCGATTGGGCGAACCATCAACATAACGCAGGGTCAGCTTCTGGCCGTCTTTGGCACGAATGCCGTCAGCACCTTTCACCCAGCCTTGTTCATCGAGCAGCTGATTGGCTTTGTTAATGTCAGGGTTAATGCTTCCTTCCAGCGATGCATCATAACCCAGAATTCCAGGAGACAGTGCAGACCACGCACGTTCGTAGTTGCCCAGATACAATGTTTTGACAATCGATTCCACATCTACGGCGGATTGCACTGCCTGCCTTACTTTCACATCATCCCAAGGCGCTTTGCGCAAATTGAAAAAGAGTGTATATGGCAATCCCACCGTGTTAGCCTGCAACAGTTGCTGGTTCGGATCGTTTTTCAATGCAGCGATATTTTGCGGCGGAACGGTCTCGGCAGCGAGTACCTGGCCACTCTGAACACTTCCGATGCGCGTCGCTTCTTCCGGTACAATTTTGAATGTGATCGTATCCACATGTGGCGCAGCTTTATTTTCAACCGTCTCAGGTCCCCAGTTGTAATCCTTGTTTTTGGCAACGACGATATCCGCATTTTCATCCCATTTCACAAAGGTATACGGACCTGTTCCCACCGGATTTTTACCCAGCTGATCGCCATATTTTTGGGCAGCTGTAGAGGATACGATCCCCAGTAGCGCCTGGCTCAAGTTGCCAAGAAAGGCTTGTGATGGTGATTCCAGATTTACCTTGATGGTATATTCATCAATGACCTCGGAGGAGCTATAGGGTCTAATCAGGGCTAGAGAATTGGCAGCTTTGGTGGCCGGATCAATCACTCGGTCCAGATTGTATTTCACGGCTTCCGCATTAAACGGCGTACCATCATGGAACTTCACGCCTTCACGCAGCTTGAACGTATAACTCTTGCCGTCCTCGGATACGCTCCATTCCGTGGCGAGCCAAGGTTTGATGGAGCCATCAGGCAGTTGCACAACCAGATTATCGTAGATCGTCCGGATGGCGCGTACCGTTACGGCAAGCCCACTGCGATGAGGGTCCAGCGTATCCGGGGAAGTCGCGAGTGCAAAAGTCAGGTTGCCACCTTCCGCTGGCCCGGTTTGATCCCCGCCCGAAGCCTGAGCAGCACCGTTCGTACTGCCTCCCGCCGCTGCTCCGCAACCGGATAATACCATCACCAATACTGCTGCCAATGCCATATATTTCATCCATGAGATAGACCTGTTCATATCGCTTCCCCCTCTGTGTATACAGGTGTCATTATATTGATGCTTATACCAATAATCGATATATCCTATGAGTTAAGTCGGTTTTAAGATAGTGCAAATGGTTGAGTTCATGGCTTATAAGTTAAACTCCAGACTTTACACGTTAACGAAGAGATCAGAACCAATCCGAAGAAGCAACGCGTTTGTGTAAATTGAATAGGACTCCGCTCAATTATGCCAGATCAGATACAACTTGCTCCCTCGCAGCCGTATAACGGTTAACCGGAATTTTCACCCCAAGGTTACCTCGCAATGTATCGTGTTCATAGTCCGTACGATACAGGCCGCGCTCTTGTAGAATCGGAACAACCAGTTCTACGAAATCAGACAATCCACTTGGCAGTTCGGAAGCAATAATGAAGCCATCTGCCGCTTCCGTCTCGAACCATTCCTGAATTTTGTCAGCGACCTGCTCCGGTGTTCCCAGGAATTTGCTACGCGGTGTTGCTGCCCGCAGAGCCACTTCACGCAAGGTCAATCCTTGCTCTTTGGCATCCTTCTTGATCTTGTCGGTTCCACTGCGGAAGCTGTTGCTTCCAATTCCGTTCAGCTCCGGGAAAGGCTCATCGAGTGCATATTGGGAGAAATCATGATGTTCGAAGAAACGTCCCAGATAATCCAATGCTTTGTCAATCGTGACCAGGCTTGCGATTTCCTGATATTTCTGTTCAGCTTCCTCTTCTGTCCGTCCAACAATAGGATTGATACCTGGCAGTATGACAATATCCTGTGAAGAACGTCCATAGGAAGCGGCCCGTGTTTTGACATCCTTATAGAATGCCTGAGCATCTTCAATCGTATCGTGTCCGGTAAAGACAGCATCCGCTTCTTGCGCAGCCAGGTTTTTGCCATCTTCCGAAGAACCCGCCTGGAATATCACTGGCTGTCCTTGCCGTGAACGCGCAATGTTGAGTGGACCCTGTACGGAGAAGAATTCTCCTTCATGATTAAGGGTGTGCAGCTTCGATGGGTCGAAGAATACACCGCTCTCTTTGTCTCTTACAAAGGCATCATCTTCCCATGAGTCCCACAATCCTTTGGTTACCTGCAGATATTCCGTAGCAATGCGGTAACGTTCCGGATGCGTAGGATGGTTGCTCTTACTGTAGTTTTTCGCTGTACCTTCCAGCGGAGAGGTCACGACGTTCCAGCCTGCACGGCCATTACTGATCTGATCCAGGGAACCGAACTGTCTGGCTACGGTGAACGGATCACTATAGGATGTCGAGAGGGTACCCACCAGTCCAATCCGTGAAGTAACAGCAGCCAAAGCGGAGAGGATACTGATTGGTTCGAAGCGATTCAGGAAATGAGGAATGGATTTCTCGGTAATATACAGACCGTCTGCGATAAATACAAGATCGAACTTGCCTTCTTCCGCTTTTAGCGTCTGACGTTTGTAGAACTCAAAGTTAACGCTGGCATCTGCCTGGACTTCCGGGTGTCTCCATGTCGTATTGCTGCCTCCAACGCCGTGTACAATCGCTCCGAATTTCAAACTGCGTTTCGCTGTCATGTGCATTCCGCCTTCCTTGGATTAAAATCTTCAAAGAGAGTTAGCAAGGGCCATTCTGAAGGGTTTACGTATGCGAATTAACTAAAAGTTAACTATTCCTATGAGTTTGGTTTGTTTTAATTTCACAAATCCTATCACTGCCCCGTAAAAGGGTCAACAGCGCGACTAATAGATTTTTTCTATATGAGCATTGAAGATGTGAATTAGAATCATTTACATCTCACAAAAGTTTTGAGTGTTGAACGTTCCAACTGCTGTACAACACCCTATTGCATCATGCAGCAGCCGGAAACGCTTGATTCACAGGTACATATTGATTTCCGTCAGACCGCTGCTGCTTCGTCCGGTTGTGCCAGAAGTTCAGCCAGCTTTTCCAGATCAGGTTCCAGCAAGGCTTCAAACTTGCCGTCCCCTCCCACTTCAATAACGGGTACATGCCGAATGCCATATTTTGCTTCAAGCACATCACGCAGTACGTCGTTACCCTGCACTTCAATGTTCTCAAAAGGCTGGTTTCGCTCTGTCAGAAATGCTTTCACTTCCCCGCAGAAATGACAGCCTGTTTTGCTCCACAGCACGACTTTTTTGGTTGATGATGACATCGACATACCTCCTGATTAGTTTTGAGATCAAGATCTGGGCGATTGAATATGAACGCCCTAGACCTTCAATTCCCATCTGTTAAATAAGAATTATGGCTCTAAATGTACTCCTGTGCCCTTCCTGCGTCAATGGATCTGCTAATAGAATAAACCTATAACCAAATAGAAAGATTAAATTTTAAATTTGAAAGATAAAACATTTTACTGGAATGAATCGCTCTGCTCCAGTCGTCCAACTACCCACTCATATGTAATATTCGGATGCGGAATGAATCAGAGCGATTACACAGGATATCGCTGCATCTTCCATTCCGCATCATGCTGCTTATTCGCATATACAGATCGCCTGACATTACAGATCCGGGTTCAAGAGCTGTGGTGGGGCGATAATCGGCCAGCCTTCTTCCATCGAATTCAGTTGGTCCGCAGACACGCTGAGAATATGCCCGGAATGTATACCCCAACGTTCTGCGGCATAGACCGATACAAATCGTCTCCGTTTGCCTCCGCTGATCTGATATCGAATCTCAGGTGCATCCACTGTGGCGACAATACTTCCTTCTGCCCAGACCTGGGGAGAACCCTGAACCACTTTGTTCTGCAACTGATGTGCCTCCATCGGCCAGCCGTGCACTTCACCCGCTAATATCAGTGCTTCTCCGGCGGGAATGGCGAGCAGATCCGGTTTGGCAACCTGAACAGGAGATATTCCACGCGGTACAGGGATGTTCAACTTACGCCGCCGACCGCCAGTTAACGTATAGACATCACCTTTGGCATCCGACAGGAACGAGCCTTCCGGGTAGAAATCACAACTGCGTCTATACTGTAGTGCCGGATCTTGGCTACCCTGCGTCGAGATTCGCTGACGCGGATCAATCGGGCTTGTGTCTCTGTCCTCTAGTTGACCGGATGAGGTACCCGAGGATTGTTGCTTCGCCAACCGGGACGTCTCGGCAACCAGCGCATGAGGATCTCCCCACTTTTGACTATAAAATTGCTCGTTATCCTTGTTCACTACTGCAAAGTCCTGCTCACCCAATGCTTTCATGCTGACACTTCCAAAGTGATGGATAAAGGCATCACCGGCTACCGCAAGCTGGTATCCTGCCAGCTTCACCCGGATGATCCAGTCGTCATCTTCAAAATTCCCCACTGCGTAACCTTCGTCCAGATAACCTACCCGTTCCAGCAGCTCCCGCGAGAACAGCCAGCAGAATCCGACCAGCCGATCAGTGATTCGATGTTTGTCTGCATCCGGACGATTCTGTGCGGCGGCAAAAGACCACATCTCTCCTACCTCACGATATGGAACCTCAATCTGCTGATCCCCGCCAATATAGTTGGTCACCGGACCTACCACACCAATCTTCGGATCACTGGCAAGACAAGTCATCATGTTATCCAGCCAGCCCGGAGTAACCAGCGTATCGTTGTTCAGTACGACGATATGTCGCCCTCTCGCCATCATCAGCCCATGATTAACTCCTCCGGCAAACCCCCGATTCTGATCCAGGGCAGCAACCCTCACCATGCCGCCTTTGCGGAGCATGGCCTTAGCAGTTCCATCCTTGGAGCCATTATCCACGACAATGATTTCGAAGGGGGCAGGGGTATGCTTTTCGATACTGGACACACATTGCAGCACATACTCCCGCTGATTGTACGTGGGAATAATGATGCTAACTCCTTCAAAAACAAGACCAAATGAACTCTGTCCCTGGCGGACACCTTCGTCATATCCTCTACGATAACCCTGTTTGTAAAGCCTGGCTCTGGCTGTGCGGCTGCTTCTACCATTACGTCTGGATCTCCGCGTTGAGCGACGACCTGCTGCATGCAGGACGGCCTTGGCAGGTCGCGAGACATCGCGCTGTGTGGCAGGACGGGCCGCTTTTTTTCCGCTGTTTATGCTGCCATTCCGGTTGATTTCACTGCGACTGTTGTCATTACGAGTGCTGATATTTGGCGTGATGTTGTGATGACTGTGACCATTTCGACGGATGACGTTTCGAGCATTAACCTTGTTGCTGCGGCCATGACGTTCTCCCCCGCGCTGTTGATCGGGTGTGCTCATATTGCTCCCTCCATTTCCACTCGTCCGTGAGGCCAATGTGCACTTGACCAGCCTCCGGACGGTCCACTAGAGTTGAAGCTCTCCTTTTACCAGTTTGTCAGCCAAATGTCCAAAATCAAGAGCGACCTTGCCGAGTTCACCCGCAATTCGCCGACACAGAATAACCGCCGGAATACCCGCTGCCACCAATGCGATATCGAAGGCATGTTCTGCGGTTAGCTGCATCACCCTCGGAATATCTATGACTCCCGCCACAGAACCAATGATGCCTGTGACATGAATCCCCCGGTTATGCAGCAGTGCTCCGAGCTCTGCAGCCTGGCTGCCTATAAGCAAAACCCGGCGCCCTTGCAGCACCGGCAGCAGCAAGCCAGACTGGTGCAGACTGTAATTGATCGTGGAGCTGGTCAACTTCAGCCGGGACCAGTCGATTCCGAAGTGGCGAAATACAGGGAAGAGCAGCCCCTGGAATGTGGGCGCCCGCGAGATCGGGACGCCAACCCAGTCGGCGGCCTGAATGGCTTCCGCAAGCATGGCGCGGATGTCGGGGGTTGAGCATGGCACCCCTGCATAGGGCAGAAACGGTGCCAGCTCCTGCACTTCCTGGCCTGGCAGCACCGTATCGGCTGCCAGCGTCAGCAGTTCGCCATCTCCGAGGCGAACAACAGACAAGGGGCGCTGTGCATCCAGCGCCGCCACGATGTGTCCAGCCATCTCATGCGGGCTGGACAGCCGGGTCAGGCTGGGCGCATATTGGCGGAATCCCGCCGCGATCAGATCTGCCGCCGCCACGGCAGGCAGAATGTGATCCGGCGGGATGTGCTGCGCCACCAGCGCCTCCCCGCCGGCGAATACGCCGTCGCGGTAGCCCTCGGCGTAGCCGCCGGGCACGACCTCCGCCTGCACTGCGTGCTCCGCAGGCGGAGGCGGCAAGCCCTTCGCGCTGCCCGCATGCGCGGCGGCAGCGCCTCCCCGCCCCGTGGGAGCGACACCCTTCGGGTGTGTCGCCTGGCGCGGGGCGGGGCCAGCACCGCTGGCAGGCATCGCCTGTGGCGTGCTGGCTTGCGGTGCTGGCATGGGCGCACGGCGCATCGCCGTGCGCTGCTTGGCGCGGGCAGCGGCACGCCGGCCCCGCGCTGGTGCAGGCCTGCGCCCAGCAGTGGCCTGGCGCAGGCCGGCTTTGCCTTTGCCGGGGCGGCTGGCTCTTGCCGCTTTGCTCGCGCTCGCACGGCCAGCTTTGCCTGCTCTGCCAACAACACTGCCTGTGCTGCTCGCTTTGCCTGCACGGACCTTATGCGCTGCGCCGGCAGAGGTACCCACTTTGGTCGGGGTACTGCGTTTCCCTGACTTTACACCTCTGACTCCAGTAGGCCCGGTACCTGCTGCTGCCGGAGTACCACTGCCCATAAATACGGTCGGGTGGATGCCCCGGGGCTTACCTGACACGGTGGCCCTGGCAGACTCAGTGCGTGTCACTACTCTCACGCCATTCCCTCCTTTGGCATGCACGATTGTCGCTGCGCAAAGCGCCGGAGCATCCTTCCAGCTCCGGCGCAGGGTGTTCTGCTCCCATGGGGCACCGCACAGCGGCAGCATCAGGCGCATTCATTTTAGGGCAATTGTCCTTTCATGCGGACAGCTGCTTCCTGGAGCGAATCAAATGTACCTGCATCACTCCAGTATTTCTGCAAAATATCGTATTCCAGTCCGCCAGCAGACGCGTAGTGATTATTCACATCCGTAATTTCAAGTTCTCCGCGCGCAGACGGCGAGATATTGCGAATCAGGTTAAATACATGATCATCATACATGTATATTCCCGTCACACAATAAGAGGTTTTTGGCTGGCTTGGCTTCTCCTCAATGTACGAGATTCGCTCTGGATGCTTGGGATCAAATACCGGCACCCCGTAACGTCGTGCATCATCCACCTCTTTGAGCAGAACTCGTGCTGTACCCGCAGGTTGCTGCATGTAGCGGTCCACATAAGGCTTCAGGTCGTCGCTGAAGAGATTATCCCCGAGAAGCACAACAAATCTTTCGCCGGGAAGAATAAAGGAGGTGGCCAGATCCAATGCTTCCGCAATCCCGCCTGCCTTTTCCTGAATGCGATACGTCAACTTGACCCCATGATCCGCTCCGCCACCAAGATACTCTGTATACAGACCGGCGGAATGTTTGTTAATTACAATCAATAGTTCATCAATGCCTGCCTGGCGGAGCCTGTCGATGCCATACATAATCATCGGATGTTTACCGACTGGAAGCAGATGTTTGTTAATGAGCCGGGTCAGCGGATACAGTCTAGTTCCTGTTCCGCCGGCAAGAATTACACCTTTCATTCCACGTTCCCTCCTTCATCGGATATGTCCATATATTCAAGCGGATCGACATGCCATTTGTTCATAAAAATCGAACGATTACGCTCAAGCAGCTGTTTCCACGCTACCGGATCTGTCTTCTGGAAGCTGGCACTTCCCTGATGATGCACAAGAACATCTCCACATACCAGCAAGCGATATCCCTGCAATCTTGCTCTATAACAATAATCGTCATCCTCATAGTGTCCCGGAGAATATGCCTCGTCAAGCAGTCCAACCGATTCCACGACATCTCGTTTCATCAGCATGCACAGACCGACGATCCGGCGTACTTCCCTCCACCTTGAAGAATCCGCAACATTATTGGAATGGGCCAACTCCTGAAAATGTTCCATGTTCCGAAACGCCAGTTCAATCTGCTGGATGCCGCTTGCATAATTCGTAACAGGACCCGTGATCCCAATACTTGCGTCACTGTACAGAGCCGTTCGCAGGTTCTCCAGCCAACGGGGCGTGACCGTAACATCATTGTTCAACAGCAACAGCTCATCCCCGCAAGCTGCACGAAGTCCAGCGTTACACGCTGCCGGAAATCCACGATTGTCCGGGAACCTTACAAATCGAATTCGCTCCAACGCGCAATATTCAGCCGTTCCATCCGTCGAACCGTTATCTACAACGATAATTTCATATGACGCAGGATCGCCCGAGTATTGACGTATGGCATCGATGCAGGGCCTAATCAGATCCAGACCGTTGTACGTTGGGATAATCATACTCGTCAGTGTCATCTGGCGTTCCTCCTGTAAGCCACTTCTGCACGGGAGAGTGTATGTGCCTGGGCTGGATTCCAACCCGTACCCAGCAATGTAGCCAGTGCCTCTAGATGATCACCGATGATCAATCTGGCGACATCATTCCCACTTCCCGTGTTACCAGGACGCAACCGATTGGAACGAATAACATCCACCTGACTTGGTGCAGATACGCTCATTCCATGCTGAATAGCCAGGCTTTGTGCCTTAGGTGGAACGGCCAGTGACGCTGGCTTCACGGTCTGAATCATGCGACGAGACAATGCATGGGGCACGGCCGTCATGGAATTGGAACCGAGATCTGCCCGGCCTAATGTTCGGTTCAGATATGCCTTGATCCGGCTTACCTCATCCTGCCCTGCAAACGCAGGAAGCAAAGACGTCAGATTATTCAACGCTACATCCTGCCCTCGATCAACTGCGAACAGGAAGGGTGCAAGCTCTTCAGCCGAGACGACCATATCTCCATCCACAAAAAGTACCGACTCCGCATCCGTCATCTTGGCTCCAAGTGCACGCCCGACATCATGTCCTGCCCGATCCGGTTCATAGACTACGGTAAGTCCAGGCTGCTTCAGTACCTGTTTCAAACTGTCATCTGTCGTTCCATTCAGTACGACAATGATATCCGTCAGAGGCAGCCGCTTTAGTTGCAATAACACCTGCCCCAGTGTGTGTTCCTCATTACAGGCACAGACAATGGCAGCAGCCGAATGACGAAGGGGTAGCGGCACAATCTGGAATGAATGTCCCGAGGCATGGGCATAACCCTGCATAAATGCCTTACCTGCCTTCAGGGCTAGATCAAAGTTGCTTAGCTCCGTAACGTTCGCCGCGTGTACATTCCACACGAGACGTGCGTGTTTGTCTGATGCTGTGTTGTTCGCCTTCGCCTCGTTTCCTGCAACTTGCCCCGCTTTCCACATCAAGTGCAGATCCACTTGGCCCGAAGTTGATCGGCTTCTTCTTGTTTTTTGAATAGCTACATGCTTCTTGTTCCCATGACGCTTGTTAATGACTGTTCTTCCCGCTGTCGTTCGTCTAGTTGTTGTCCGCCTGCGGCGGGCAATTCCTGAACGTCCCTTCATTTCCTCACCTCCAGCATGCTGCATCATCTGATGCGACATGCTTACCTCGCCAGGTTGCGAACACGTTTCAGATCAGTATAACCTCCGCGGGGACCGAGCGTATCCGTAATCCATTTGATCGCTGCCATATGATCATTCAGCACCACTTGACTTAACGGATCAGGTCCGCTTCGCTTCTTGATTCGTACTGCATTCATTCTACCCACGGGTACGTGATGAACTGCGCGTACCCGAAGTCCGCCGATCACTGCCTTGGCTTGTGCGAGTGGCGGAACTTCCAGTGAGAATATTCCCATGACCTCAAGTCCTTTTCGGCTTATTGCATGTGGAATAGCTGTCATGGATGCCCCACGGAGATCGGATCTTCCAAGTATGCTATTCAACATGTGTTTGGCCTCCACTACCGGATGAACAGGATGATGAGTGACCGGCCCATGGTAGTCGTTAAGCGCCACATCGGTTCCCTTCAGCACTGCCTTCACATAAGGTGCCAGGTGCTCTGCAGGAATTGCGATATCTGCATCAGTAAAAAGCAATACCTGACCACAGGCCGCCTCTGCGCCTACTTTTCTTCCTCCATCATGCCCTAGCGCTTCTGCATACGTAAGCACTCGTGCTCCAGCCCGTTTGGCTGCATTAGCCGTACCGTCTGTTGAACCATTCACAATGACAAGCACTTCAGCATCACGGCATATCCGCAGCGCTTCACGTACAACTGCGCCAATCGTTTTCTCCTCATTCATAGCAGGGATAATCACCGAGAGCAGCGGACGCTGAGAATCATCCCTTTGTGCAAGAGCATCACTCATGCCATTTTCCGCTCCATTCTCTACTCCAT
The window above is part of the Paenibacillus sp. 1781tsa1 genome. Proteins encoded here:
- a CDS encoding ABC transporter substrate-binding protein, whose translation is MNRSISWMKYMALAAVLVMVLSGCGAAAGGSTNGAAQASGGDQTGPAEGGNLTFALATSPDTLDPHRSGLAVTVRAIRTIYDNLVVQLPDGSIKPWLATEWSVSEDGKSYTFKLREGVKFHDGTPFNAEAVKYNLDRVIDPATKAANSLALIRPYSSSEVIDEYTIKVNLESPSQAFLGNLSQALLGIVSSTAAQKYGDQLGKNPVGTGPYTFVKWDENADIVVAKNKDYNWGPETVENKAAPHVDTITFKIVPEEATRIGSVQSGQVLAAETVPPQNIAALKNDPNQQLLQANTVGLPYTLFFNLRKAPWDDVKVRQAVQSAVDVESIVKTLYLGNYERAWSALSPGILGYDASLEGSINPDINKANQLLDEQGWVKGADGIRAKDGQKLTLRYVDGSPNREKRNDIAAIIQQQLKQVGIAVEVEITKDVATVIYQNWDYDLYGNSQVNSDPNALYAFYHTSAEGQRPTLSGLSDPKIDELLEQGAVESDADKRVEIYNQIQQYLIDQAVILPIYVFPYTVAASKKVEGIKFDSLGYPLFNDVRIQP
- a CDS encoding LLM class flavin-dependent oxidoreductase, whose amino-acid sequence is MTAKRSLKFGAIVHGVGGSNTTWRHPEVQADASVNFEFYKRQTLKAEEGKFDLVFIADGLYITEKSIPHFLNRFEPISILSALAAVTSRIGLVGTLSTSYSDPFTVARQFGSLDQISNGRAGWNVVTSPLEGTAKNYSKSNHPTHPERYRIATEYLQVTKGLWDSWEDDAFVRDKESGVFFDPSKLHTLNHEGEFFSVQGPLNIARSRQGQPVIFQAGSSEDGKNLAAQEADAVFTGHDTIEDAQAFYKDVKTRAASYGRSSQDIVILPGINPIVGRTEEEAEQKYQEIASLVTIDKALDYLGRFFEHHDFSQYALDEPFPELNGIGSNSFRSGTDKIKKDAKEQGLTLREVALRAATPRSKFLGTPEQVADKIQEWFETEAADGFIIASELPSGLSDFVELVVPILQERGLYRTDYEHDTLRGNLGVKIPVNRYTAAREQVVSDLA
- a CDS encoding glutaredoxin family protein, with the protein product MSSSTKKVVLWSKTGCHFCGEVKAFLTERNQPFENIEVQGNDVLRDVLEAKYGIRHVPVIEVGGDGKFEALLEPDLEKLAELLAQPDEAAAV
- a CDS encoding glycosyltransferase family 2 protein, producing MSTPDQQRGGERHGRSNKVNARNVIRRNGHSHHNITPNISTRNDNSRSEINRNGSINSGKKAARPATQRDVSRPAKAVLHAAGRRSTRRSRRNGRSSRTARARLYKQGYRRGYDEGVRQGQSSFGLVFEGVSIIIPTYNQREYVLQCVSSIEKHTPAPFEIIVVDNGSKDGTAKAMLRKGGMVRVAALDQNRGFAGGVNHGLMMARGRHIVVLNNDTLVTPGWLDNMMTCLASDPKIGVVGPVTNYIGGDQQIEVPYREVGEMWSFAAAQNRPDADKHRITDRLVGFCWLFSRELLERVGYLDEGYAVGNFEDDDWIIRVKLAGYQLAVAGDAFIHHFGSVSMKALGEQDFAVVNKDNEQFYSQKWGDPHALVAETSRLAKQQSSGTSSGQLEDRDTSPIDPRQRISTQGSQDPALQYRRSCDFYPEGSFLSDAKGDVYTLTGGRRRKLNIPVPRGISPVQVAKPDLLAIPAGEALILAGEVHGWPMEAHQLQNKVVQGSPQVWAEGSIVATVDAPEIRYQISGGKRRRFVSVYAAERWGIHSGHILSVSADQLNSMEEGWPIIAPPQLLNPDL
- a CDS encoding GT-D fold domain-containing glycosyltransferase — translated: MQAEVVPGGYAEGYRDGVFAGGEALVAQHIPPDHILPAVAAADLIAAGFRQYAPSLTRLSSPHEMAGHIVAALDAQRPLSVVRLGDGELLTLAADTVLPGQEVQELAPFLPYAGVPCSTPDIRAMLAEAIQAADWVGVPISRAPTFQGLLFPVFRHFGIDWSRLKLTSSTINYSLHQSGLLLPVLQGRRVLLIGSQAAELGALLHNRGIHVTGIIGSVAGVIDIPRVMQLTAEHAFDIALVAAGIPAVILCRRIAGELGKVALDFGHLADKLVKGELQL
- a CDS encoding sugar phosphate nucleotidyltransferase, which encodes MKGVILAGGTGTRLYPLTRLINKHLLPVGKHPMIMYGIDRLRQAGIDELLIVINKHSAGLYTEYLGGGADHGVKLTYRIQEKAGGIAEALDLATSFILPGERFVVLLGDNLFSDDLKPYVDRYMQQPAGTARVLLKEVDDARRYGVPVFDPKHPERISYIEEKPSQPKTSYCVTGIYMYDDHVFNLIRNISPSARGELEITDVNNHYASAGGLEYDILQKYWSDAGTFDSLQEAAVRMKGQLP
- a CDS encoding glycosyltransferase family 2 protein, which encodes MTLTSMIIPTYNGLDLIRPCIDAIRQYSGDPASYEIIVVDNGSTDGTAEYCALERIRFVRFPDNRGFPAACNAGLRAACGDELLLLNNDVTVTPRWLENLRTALYSDASIGITGPVTNYASGIQQIELAFRNMEHFQELAHSNNVADSSRWREVRRIVGLCMLMKRDVVESVGLLDEAYSPGHYEDDDYCYRARLQGYRLLVCGDVLVHHQGSASFQKTDPVAWKQLLERNRSIFMNKWHVDPLEYMDISDEGGNVE
- a CDS encoding glycosyltransferase family A protein — encoded protein: MKGRSGIARRRRTTTRRTTAGRTVINKRHGNKKHVAIQKTRRSRSTSGQVDLHLMWKAGQVAGNEAKANNTASDKHARLVWNVHAANVTELSNFDLALKAGKAFMQGYAHASGHSFQIVPLPLRHSAAAIVCACNEEHTLGQVLLQLKRLPLTDIIVVLNGTTDDSLKQVLKQPGLTVVYEPDRAGHDVGRALGAKMTDAESVLFVDGDMVVSAEELAPFLFAVDRGQDVALNNLTSLLPAFAGQDEVSRIKAYLNRTLGRADLGSNSMTAVPHALSRRMIQTVKPASLAVPPKAQSLAIQHGMSVSAPSQVDVIRSNRLRPGNTGSGNDVARLIIGDHLEALATLLGTGWNPAQAHTLSRAEVAYRRNAR
- a CDS encoding glycosyltransferase — encoded protein: MRKTRTTARYATRSNVTRRKTVLKKRRWKSGHKKGTKAYTFVIPSRKLMSQAKDGVENGAENGMSDALAQRDDSQRPLLSVIIPAMNEEKTIGAVVREALRICRDAEVLVIVNGSTDGTANAAKRAGARVLTYAEALGHDGGRKVGAEAACGQVLLFTDADIAIPAEHLAPYVKAVLKGTDVALNDYHGPVTHHPVHPVVEAKHMLNSILGRSDLRGASMTAIPHAISRKGLEVMGIFSLEVPPLAQAKAVIGGLRVRAVHHVPVGRMNAVRIKKRSGPDPLSQVVLNDHMAAIKWITDTLGPRGGYTDLKRVRNLAR